From a region of the Lactuca sativa cultivar Salinas chromosome 4, Lsat_Salinas_v11, whole genome shotgun sequence genome:
- the LOC111890288 gene encoding uncharacterized protein LOC111890288 yields MNCRKKIFHGKEGVVNLTRLIEKTESVFQISFCPDDCKVRFAACTFADAALTWWNSHVNTMGIDTSNSMKWEELKMMLVEEYCPREEIHKLEQELWTLTMKGSEIKAYTARFNDLAVMCPSLVTPEYKKIERYIWDLVSQMKGMVIASKPTTYDSTKSIDHQLTLTDIQGTEVVSKAESPKSRTNKRKFNKKNPKQSSEKRQEVATNYAATTTVPTQPKSSWCDQCNRHHPGDCFVCMKCKKKGHTASYCRSTTPATVDQQTNNRTGRGEGRKCYECGEVGYIKKECPKLRSQGGIGRGRAFVIGSREAIQDPSVVSGTFLIDNLYSSILFDSGADRSFITPTFRKLLSHKSSILKEIYEVEIANGQTEKTLEMLENCLLTLNNYFFHVNLMPMPISSFDVIIGMDWLSSHRAEILCHEKAI; encoded by the coding sequence ATGAATTGCAGGAAAAAAATCTTTCATGGAAAAGAAGGGGTAGTGAATTTGACAAGGTTGATAGAAAAGACAGAATCCGTCTTTCAAATAAGCTTTTGTCCAGATGACTGTAAAGTACGATTTGCAGCATGTACTTTCGCTGACGCAGCacttacatggtggaatagccatgtgaaTACAATGGGAATTGATACTTCAAATTCCATGAAATGGGAGGAGCTAAAAATGATGctagtagaggagtattgtcctaGGGAAGAGATACATAAACTGGAACAAGAACTGTGGACCCTAACTATGAAGGGTTCAGAGATAAAAGCTTATACCGCTAGATTTAATGATCTTGCTGTAATGTGTCCATCACTTGTAACCCCTGAATATAAAAAGATTGAGCGATATATCTGGGATTTAGTATCACAAATGAAAGGCATGGTGATCGCATCAAAGCCTACGACTTATGACAGCACCAAGAGCATAGATCATCAGCTAACCCTCACAGATATCCAAGGAACAGAAGTGGTCTCAAAGGCTGAGTCTCCCAAATCTAGAACAAACAAGCGCAAGTTTAATAAGAAGAATCCCAAACAATCATCTGAGAAAAGACAAGAAGTGGCAACCAACTACGCAGCCACAACAACAGTACCTACTCAACCAAAATCTTCATGGTGCGATCAATGCAACCGTCATCATCCAGGTGACTGTTTTGTTTGcatgaagtgcaagaaaaaggggCATACTGCTAGTTACTGCAGGAGCACAACACCTGCAACAGTCGATCAACAAACCAATAATAGGACAGGCCGTGGTGAAGGAAGAAAATGCTATGAGTGTGGGGAGGTTGGATATATCAAGAAAGAATGTCCAAAGTTAAGGAGTCAAGGAGGCATCGGGCGTGGCAGGGCGTTTGTGATTGGAAGCAGAGAGGCTATCCAGGACCCTTCGGTCGTATCTGGTACCTTTCTTATAGATAATTTATATTCTTCTATACTCTTTGACTCTGGAGCAGATCGAAGTTTTATAACTccgacatttagaaaattgttaagTCATAAGTCTAGCATATTAAAAGAAATATATGAAGTAGAAATCGCTAACGGTCAAACTGAGAAAACACTTGAAATGCTAGAAAACTGTTTGTTAACTCTTAATAACTACTTTTTTCACGTCAACCTAATGCCAATGCCTATCAgtagttttgatgtcataattggcatggattggttatcttcACACCGCGCCGAAATTCTATGTCATGAGAAAGCCATATGA